A window of the Bacillus sp. A301a_S52 genome harbors these coding sequences:
- a CDS encoding DUF1049 domain-containing protein produces MRGQWGLISGLIFVLLIAIFAVINVEAVRVNYLFGTADWPLILVILVSVLMGGLIVGSVGIFKVYQLQQEIKQLKMQHETSRDEDETTKTFKAGKTSNNKVGKKE; encoded by the coding sequence TTGAGAGGACAATGGGGGTTGATCTCCGGACTAATCTTTGTCTTATTAATTGCCATATTTGCTGTCATTAACGTAGAGGCTGTTAGAGTGAATTATCTGTTCGGTACAGCTGACTGGCCACTTATTCTTGTTATTCTCGTTTCTGTTTTAATGGGTGGATTAATTGTGGGAAGCGTGGGAATATTTAAGGTTTATCAGCTTCAACAGGAAATTAAGCAACTGAAAATGCAGCATGAGACATCAAGAGATGAAGACGAAACCACTAAGACTTTTAAGGCAGGGAAAACGTCAAATAATAAGGTAGGAAAAAAAGAATAA
- a CDS encoding cation transporter yields the protein MTKEVQDIRYQKVRIGAWVGIIGNLILAIIKGVVGLIADSRALVADALHSASDVAGSVAVLIGVKAARQPPDEDHPYGHGKAETVTAIIVAVLLFIVGVEIALGAFRSFNEPIIVPGTMALYAIVFSIVVKEFMFRYKFRLGKKYKSEALITDAWHHRSDVFSSLAALLGVGAAIFGGFTGIDWLVYMDPLAGLFVSLLIMKMGWKLGSEAIHNTLDHVLHEEDTEEMWAQARAVSGVQKVDELLAREHGHYVIVDIKIAVDPYITVEKGHSIGKDVKNALMQDGYVQDVRVHVNPYIREE from the coding sequence ATGACAAAAGAAGTGCAGGATATACGATATCAAAAAGTTCGCATTGGTGCATGGGTTGGTATTATAGGCAATTTGATTCTTGCTATTATTAAAGGGGTTGTAGGATTAATTGCAGATAGTCGAGCGCTCGTAGCTGATGCTCTTCATTCAGCATCGGATGTTGCGGGCTCTGTCGCTGTTCTAATCGGTGTTAAAGCCGCTAGGCAACCTCCTGATGAGGATCACCCTTACGGACACGGAAAAGCGGAGACAGTGACAGCAATCATTGTTGCTGTTTTGCTGTTTATCGTCGGTGTTGAAATTGCATTGGGTGCCTTTCGTTCATTTAATGAACCTATTATTGTGCCAGGGACAATGGCACTCTATGCCATTGTCTTTTCTATTGTAGTAAAAGAATTCATGTTTCGATATAAGTTTCGTTTGGGTAAAAAGTATAAAAGTGAGGCATTAATAACAGATGCATGGCATCATCGATCTGATGTTTTTTCATCTTTAGCTGCTTTATTAGGGGTTGGAGCTGCTATCTTTGGTGGGTTTACTGGCATTGACTGGCTCGTGTATATGGACCCGCTAGCTGGGTTATTCGTCTCTTTACTTATTATGAAAATGGGGTGGAAGCTTGGCAGCGAAGCGATTCATAATACACTTGATCATGTGTTGCATGAAGAAGACACAGAGGAAATGTGGGCTCAGGCCCGAGCGGTATCTGGTGTTCAAAAAGTTGACGAACTGTTAGCAAGAGAGCATGGTCATTACGTGATAGTTGATATAAAGATAGCAGTTGATCCCTACATTACTGTAGAGAAAGGGCATAGTATTGGAAAAGATGTGAAGAACGCATTGATGCAAGATGGCTATGTTCAAGATGTACGTGTTCATGTAAACCCTTATATTAGAGAGGAGTGA
- a CDS encoding DUF421 domain-containing protein has translation MELVTIILRTLVIYVVILIIFRLMGKREIGQLSIVDFVISLMIAELAVMTIENVRVPVVHQLIPMFLLMLIQITLAYVSLKSRKLRKMIDGKPSVIIRQGKIDEREMRRQRYNFDDLMLQLRQKDIQYMSDVEFAILEPSGQLSVIRKDPDESVTGRPAFIPLPLVLDGEVQEDHLYEIGKDVHWLRSELRKKGVVEVRSISFCSLNRDDSLFIDLKNE, from the coding sequence ATGGAGTTAGTTACCATTATTTTACGCACACTAGTGATCTATGTTGTTATTTTAATTATATTTAGACTTATGGGGAAGCGTGAAATTGGTCAGTTGTCTATCGTTGACTTTGTTATTTCTTTAATGATTGCAGAGCTTGCTGTTATGACGATTGAAAATGTTAGAGTTCCTGTCGTTCATCAACTTATTCCAATGTTTCTTCTTATGCTCATTCAAATAACATTAGCATATGTTTCTTTAAAGAGCCGAAAATTAAGGAAAATGATTGATGGCAAACCATCAGTCATTATTCGACAAGGTAAAATTGATGAACGTGAAATGAGAAGACAGCGTTATAATTTTGATGATTTAATGCTTCAATTAAGACAAAAAGATATACAGTATATGTCTGATGTAGAGTTTGCAATATTAGAGCCGTCAGGCCAGTTATCTGTTATACGAAAAGATCCAGATGAATCTGTTACAGGTAGGCCAGCTTTTATACCTTTACCTTTAGTGTTAGATGGAGAAGTACAGGAAGATCACTTATATGAAATTGGAAAAGATGTGCATTGGTTAAGGAGTGAGCTGAGAAAAAAAGGTGTGGTTGAAGTTAGAAGTATCTCTTTTTGTTCGCTAAATAGAGATGACTCATTATTTATAGACTTAAAAAATGAGTGA
- the spoVB gene encoding stage V sporulation protein B, producing the protein MTKQTFLKGAVILILAGFITRVLGFINKIIVARIMGAEGVGLYMMAVPTMLLVMTLTQLGLPVAISKLVAEADTEGDRTKIKQILVVSLSVTGILSVIFTTCMVLIAPVISSNFLTDSRAFYPLIAISPIVPIVALSSVIRGYFQGLQNMKPTAYSQVIEQIVRITFVATLTSLFLPYGIEYAAAGAMISVVLGELASLVFMVTMFKRRKTFRVRRRFFSHVAGGKKTFEDLMVIAIPTTGSRLIGSLSLFFEPIVVAQSLALAGVATTLATAQYGELAGYVIPMLLLPTFITYSLSVSLVPAISEAAIVKNHELIHYRLGQALRFALMSGGVAVVILYVFAEPIMDLVYDAPTVAGYLKIMAPFSLFLYFQGPLQAALQALNLAKSAMMNSLIGAIVKTATIFILASRPELGIMGAALGVVLGFILVTILHFATLVKAISFTINLREIVKVIIAMMISGVIGYTLWEILTSHYPLLWQTVLSILATSGTYFILVFALKLVHRSELKKFPYIGKFF; encoded by the coding sequence ATGACGAAGCAAACATTTTTAAAAGGCGCAGTTATTTTAATACTCGCAGGGTTTATAACACGAGTTCTTGGCTTCATAAACAAAATAATTGTCGCACGTATCATGGGAGCTGAAGGTGTGGGGCTTTATATGATGGCAGTACCAACGATGCTTTTAGTCATGACTCTCACACAGCTCGGATTACCTGTAGCCATTTCAAAGCTAGTAGCTGAGGCTGACACTGAGGGTGACAGAACAAAAATCAAACAAATACTTGTAGTTTCTTTATCAGTAACCGGGATTTTAAGTGTTATTTTTACAACGTGTATGGTGTTGATTGCCCCTGTCATTTCTTCAAATTTTTTGACGGACAGTAGAGCCTTTTACCCGTTAATTGCCATCTCTCCAATCGTCCCTATTGTTGCGCTTTCTTCAGTCATAAGGGGGTATTTCCAAGGGCTTCAAAATATGAAACCAACCGCCTATTCACAAGTGATTGAACAAATAGTCAGAATTACATTTGTAGCAACTTTAACGTCTCTCTTCTTACCTTATGGTATCGAATATGCAGCGGCTGGAGCTATGATTTCTGTCGTTCTTGGTGAACTAGCTTCATTGGTTTTTATGGTCACCATGTTTAAACGCCGAAAAACTTTCCGTGTCCGTCGTCGCTTCTTCTCTCATGTGGCAGGTGGAAAAAAGACGTTTGAAGATTTAATGGTTATTGCCATCCCCACAACCGGCAGCAGACTCATTGGCTCTTTGTCTCTATTCTTTGAGCCAATTGTTGTTGCCCAAAGTCTGGCATTGGCCGGTGTAGCTACAACTCTAGCCACCGCTCAATACGGCGAGCTAGCTGGGTATGTTATTCCAATGCTTTTGCTTCCAACGTTTATAACGTATTCTCTATCGGTATCTCTCGTTCCTGCTATCAGTGAGGCTGCAATTGTGAAAAATCATGAACTGATTCATTACCGGCTCGGGCAAGCGCTGCGGTTCGCTTTAATGTCCGGTGGTGTAGCGGTTGTTATCCTTTATGTTTTCGCTGAACCAATAATGGACTTAGTGTATGATGCTCCGACTGTGGCAGGATACCTTAAAATTATGGCACCTTTCAGTTTGTTTTTATATTTCCAAGGCCCATTACAAGCCGCTTTACAAGCACTTAATTTAGCGAAATCAGCTATGATGAATAGCTTAATAGGAGCCATAGTAAAAACGGCCACGATCTTCATTTTAGCTTCAAGGCCTGAATTAGGTATTATGGGAGCTGCTTTAGGTGTCGTCTTAGGATTTATTCTCGTCACAATACTTCACTTTGCCACTCTTGTTAAAGCTATAAGCTTTACAATTAACTTAAGAGAAATAGTAAAAGTAATCATTGCGATGATGATAAGTGGTGTGATTGGCTACACTTTATGGGAAATACTCACATCACATTATCCTTTATTATGGCAGACAGTACTAAGTATTCTTGCCACTTCAGGAACTTATTTCATTCTTGTGTTTGCTCTTAAGCTTGTGCATCGCTCAGAATTAAAGAAATTCCCTTATATCGGTAAGTTCTTTTAG
- a CDS encoding post-transcriptional regulator — MVNEQWSYWKMKLEPVIQSKVEEWKILGYEKISERDVWECFMIKVEKSKERPEKIRSHWMVSELFSLKVNDYMNLVTVAAYKGPEWFHNEQPVDFRLNQFEDDSS, encoded by the coding sequence ATGGTTAATGAGCAATGGAGTTATTGGAAAATGAAACTGGAGCCGGTCATTCAAAGCAAAGTAGAAGAGTGGAAAATACTAGGTTATGAAAAAATTTCAGAGAGAGACGTCTGGGAATGCTTCATGATAAAAGTAGAAAAAAGCAAAGAAAGGCCGGAGAAAATTCGCTCTCATTGGATGGTTTCAGAGCTATTTAGCTTGAAAGTGAACGATTATATGAATTTAGTGACTGTCGCTGCCTATAAGGGTCCAGAATGGTTTCATAATGAGCAGCCGGTTGATTTTAGATTAAACCAATTTGAGGACGACAGTAGCTAA
- the secD gene encoding protein translocase subunit SecD, giving the protein MAHVNNINLGLDLQGGFEVLYEVEPIDSESEINRELLSDTVSALNARIDVLGVSEPNISIEGDNRIRVQLAGVTDQETARELLSTEARLSFRDVDDEVKMDGGDLVEGGARQNFHPDTNQPIVTVTVADASLFEDITREISSRPMGENILAIWLDYDEGDSYEEEIMKEDSKIVSAPRVSHVISSRDVMIEGDFTSEEASDLAGILNAGALPVELTEIQADSVGASLGERSMEMAINAGIVGIALIFAYMLVYYRFMGFISLLTLTGYIYLVLVVFDWMNAVLTLPGIAALILGVGMAVDANIITFERIKDELRSGKSTMSAFRAGSRRSLSTILDANITTILAAGVLFYFGTSAVQGFAVMLIVSILASFITSVFGARLLLGLWVNSRILNKRPRMFGVKEREISEL; this is encoded by the coding sequence ATGGCACATGTAAATAATATTAACCTTGGATTAGATTTACAAGGCGGATTTGAAGTGCTTTATGAAGTAGAGCCGATTGACAGTGAAAGTGAGATTAATCGTGAATTACTCAGTGACACAGTCAGTGCTCTTAATGCTCGAATCGATGTATTAGGAGTATCGGAGCCTAATATTAGTATCGAAGGAGATAATAGAATACGTGTACAATTAGCTGGTGTCACAGACCAAGAAACTGCACGAGAATTACTGTCGACAGAAGCGAGATTATCGTTTCGAGATGTTGATGACGAAGTGAAAATGGATGGTGGGGACTTGGTCGAAGGAGGAGCTCGTCAAAATTTTCATCCTGATACGAATCAGCCTATCGTGACAGTTACGGTAGCGGATGCTTCCCTCTTTGAAGATATTACAAGAGAAATAAGTAGCCGGCCAATGGGGGAGAATATCCTTGCTATTTGGTTAGACTATGATGAAGGAGATAGTTATGAAGAGGAAATAATGAAAGAAGATTCAAAAATTGTCTCCGCACCTCGTGTCAGTCATGTTATTTCTAGTCGTGATGTGATGATTGAAGGGGATTTTACATCGGAAGAGGCTTCTGATCTGGCTGGGATTTTAAACGCTGGAGCTTTACCAGTGGAGCTGACAGAAATTCAAGCAGATTCTGTAGGTGCCTCTTTAGGGGAGCGCTCAATGGAGATGGCAATTAATGCTGGTATCGTCGGCATCGCACTTATCTTTGCCTATATGCTCGTTTATTACCGTTTTATGGGCTTTATCTCTTTGTTAACATTGACAGGTTATATTTATCTCGTCCTCGTTGTATTTGACTGGATGAATGCTGTCCTTACCTTGCCTGGTATAGCGGCATTAATTCTTGGCGTCGGTATGGCGGTGGATGCTAATATTATTACATTTGAGCGAATTAAGGACGAGCTTCGCTCTGGTAAATCAACCATGAGCGCATTTCGAGCAGGAAGCCGCCGCTCATTATCAACAATACTAGATGCGAATATTACAACTATTTTGGCCGCTGGTGTCTTGTTTTATTTTGGAACGAGTGCTGTTCAAGGGTTTGCTGTCATGCTGATTGTCAGCATTTTAGCCAGCTTCATCACATCTGTATTTGGAGCAAGACTGTTGCTCGGGCTTTGGGTGAATAGTCGGATTTTAAATAAACGGCCAAGGATGTTCGGTGTGAAGGAGCGTGAAATTAGTGAACTTTGA
- a CDS encoding DUF368 domain-containing protein, whose amino-acid sequence MEWRNVYRGILMGASNLVPGVSAGTIALIFGIYDHLIASVSDFFSSKWRDSLKFLIPLGVGVIAGFVGLIHIIRWLHEHHYQTTQFFFLGLIIGVIPLLLTQSNMKSQFKVPHYVILIVTAIGVGLMGFLPEEGSGIIDLTPFNGIKLFVAGWLASMSLLLPGISGAAVLLIFGVYDTAIEALYVLNIPVIGLLGGGLLIGFAMSSKMIKYVLKQYPYMTYAVIIGLLVGSLVIVFPGFSAGPAALFPSAVTFIAGALTAILLGSKS is encoded by the coding sequence ATGGAATGGCGAAATGTTTATCGTGGTATTTTAATGGGGGCAAGTAATCTCGTTCCAGGTGTAAGTGCAGGGACAATTGCTTTAATTTTTGGGATTTATGATCATTTAATTGCATCAGTTAGTGACTTTTTTAGTTCAAAATGGCGTGACAGTCTTAAATTTCTTATTCCGCTTGGGGTAGGAGTGATTGCGGGCTTTGTTGGATTGATTCACATAATACGGTGGTTACATGAGCACCATTATCAGACAACACAGTTTTTTTTCTTAGGATTGATTATTGGTGTGATTCCACTCTTACTAACTCAATCTAATATGAAAAGCCAGTTTAAAGTACCCCATTATGTGATTCTAATCGTGACAGCTATTGGGGTAGGATTGATGGGATTTCTTCCAGAAGAAGGATCTGGAATCATTGACTTAACACCTTTTAATGGGATAAAGCTATTTGTCGCAGGTTGGCTTGCAAGTATGTCTTTGTTGCTTCCGGGTATTAGTGGGGCTGCAGTTTTACTTATATTTGGTGTTTATGATACAGCGATTGAAGCCCTATATGTGTTGAATATACCAGTAATTGGTTTGCTTGGTGGAGGTCTTTTAATTGGCTTTGCTATGAGTAGTAAAATGATTAAATATGTCTTAAAACAGTACCCATATATGACTTATGCTGTCATAATTGGATTATTAGTTGGCTCTTTAGTCATTGTATTTCCAGGGTTTTCAGCAGGACCAGCAGCATTATTTCCAAGTGCAGTTACATTTATAGCTGGTGCGTTGACTGCTATACTCCTTGGATCAAAAAGTTAA
- the secF gene encoding protein translocase subunit SecF, translated as MNFEHWNTKLDFVKHRKKFFALSTVFLLLGIIMLATVGLNLGIDFRSGTTIDIMADETITADEIRGHFEEIGFTPDDVTLAGEENNIGRASFIGGLDQQETLQIQNHFNDVYGSMPNVSTVTPLVGEELARNAIISVLIATVGIIIYVTIRFEFLYGLSAIVALFHDALFIVGVFSIVQMEVNIPFIAAVLTIIGYSINDTIVTFDRIRENMTYEKKVKGFDDLARVVNKSLVQTLARSLNTVLTVFFAAAALFFLGGDALRTFSLALVVGLIAGTYSSLFIAAQLWLVLKARQLKKGRRRVKPSEREQQPET; from the coding sequence GTGAACTTTGAGCATTGGAATACCAAATTGGATTTCGTGAAGCATCGTAAAAAGTTTTTTGCTTTGTCCACTGTTTTCTTATTGTTAGGGATTATTATGTTAGCTACTGTGGGCTTAAATCTCGGGATTGATTTTAGAAGCGGTACGACGATAGATATTATGGCAGACGAAACGATTACAGCTGATGAAATCAGAGGTCATTTTGAGGAGATCGGATTTACTCCTGACGACGTGACGCTTGCAGGAGAGGAAAACAACATTGGACGGGCTTCCTTTATAGGTGGTCTTGATCAACAGGAAACATTACAGATTCAAAATCATTTCAATGATGTATATGGGAGTATGCCGAATGTAAGTACAGTCACGCCTCTAGTAGGTGAAGAATTGGCTAGAAACGCCATCATCTCCGTCCTCATTGCAACGGTAGGGATTATTATTTACGTTACGATAAGATTTGAATTTTTATACGGTTTGTCTGCGATTGTAGCTCTCTTTCATGATGCCTTATTCATCGTTGGAGTGTTCAGTATTGTTCAGATGGAAGTAAATATACCATTTATCGCTGCGGTATTGACTATCATCGGTTACTCGATAAATGATACGATTGTCACGTTTGATAGGATTCGTGAAAATATGACTTATGAGAAAAAAGTTAAAGGATTCGATGATTTGGCAAGAGTTGTAAACAAAAGTCTTGTCCAGACTCTTGCAAGATCACTAAATACCGTTCTTACTGTTTTCTTTGCTGCAGCCGCTTTATTTTTTCTCGGTGGAGATGCATTACGTACCTTTTCTTTAGCGTTAGTCGTAGGGTTGATTGCAGGAACCTATTCATCCCTTTTTATCGCAGCACAACTTTGGTTAGTATTAAAAGCTAGACAATTAAAAAAAGGGCGGCGTCGAGTGAAACCATCCGAAAGAGAACAACAGCCAGAAACTTAA